The following proteins are co-located in the Chryseobacterium daecheongense genome:
- a CDS encoding TonB-dependent receptor, whose amino-acid sequence MESKIFTRLLILGTMNTAAFMFSQSTENDTIVKSKAIDEVVITGNSNPKASIKTSTSISTLKMKDIENAAPRTTAEIFRTIPGIRSESSGGEGNSNITVRGVPVSAGGSRYLLIQEDGLPVMQFGDIAFGTQDQFTRFDSFVSRVEALRGGSASVFASNSPAGIINFITKTGEKEGGSITQQIGLNYKNYRTDFDYGTSIAENTYIAVGGFYRISDGPRKTGFNSNNGGQFRLSLLKKFDKGSFRIYAKLLDDRTAAYMPMPVGVTGTDGDPKWSSLPNYNILTGALQTINLQHDRTLGNDGNIFNSDVSDGMHSLSKVIGAEFNYDLGEGWKLEEKIRYAANSGQFIAPFPASVSKGSDFFTAANFTNFGSAVYAGTNTPVDMNANYMKLALFNVKLNNFNNFVNDLNINKKWNRLKLNAGLYKSTQNINMSWMWNNYIQEVNDSNARLVDVKDTSGALITDHGLLNYGMKDWGNLKRDYNTKYDITAPHAQIEINATDQLTIDAGARYDIGKVTGTFSGATVTYTSLDMNGNGVIDIPEQMVGSNDNINVPVNYRYGIFGYSVGANYALNNKNAVFARVSQGGSASADRILFSGYNYTNNDDPALDAVKVNKVNQIEAGYKLRGAGYFLNTTLFYAGTKEANYEATTQRKTENKYQSLGVELDGYYRITKSFEVKAGLTYTHAEIKNALDPSIIGNTPRRTPKLMYSVNPNFNMGKVNVGFYLIGTTKAYTQDSNKLVMPGYAIVNPYISYQIMKNLSVNVNANNIFNAIAVTEAEEGSIAGGNGIVRARTLPGSSYSASVKFDF is encoded by the coding sequence ATGGAATCAAAAATTTTTACCAGACTGCTTATTTTGGGTACGATGAATACAGCTGCATTCATGTTTTCCCAAAGTACAGAAAATGATACGATTGTAAAAAGTAAGGCCATTGATGAAGTGGTGATCACAGGAAATTCCAATCCTAAAGCTTCCATTAAAACCAGTACTTCTATATCCACATTAAAAATGAAAGATATAGAAAATGCTGCCCCAAGAACAACTGCGGAAATTTTCCGTACTATTCCGGGGATCCGTTCGGAATCATCCGGTGGGGAAGGAAATTCCAATATTACGGTAAGAGGAGTTCCGGTTTCGGCAGGAGGTTCAAGATACCTTCTGATCCAGGAAGACGGTTTACCGGTGATGCAGTTTGGAGACATTGCTTTCGGAACGCAGGACCAGTTTACCCGATTTGATTCTTTTGTTTCCAGAGTAGAAGCCTTACGAGGAGGATCTGCCTCTGTTTTTGCCAGCAATTCTCCGGCAGGGATCATCAATTTTATTACAAAAACAGGAGAAAAAGAAGGCGGAAGCATTACGCAGCAGATTGGTCTTAATTATAAAAACTACAGAACAGATTTCGATTACGGAACATCCATAGCAGAAAATACCTATATCGCAGTAGGAGGATTTTACAGGATATCGGACGGACCGAGAAAAACCGGATTTAATTCCAATAACGGCGGACAGTTCAGACTTTCTTTACTGAAAAAGTTTGATAAAGGAAGCTTCAGAATATATGCAAAGCTCCTGGACGACAGAACAGCCGCTTATATGCCGATGCCGGTAGGCGTTACAGGAACCGACGGAGATCCTAAATGGTCTTCCCTGCCGAATTACAATATTCTCACAGGTGCTTTACAAACCATCAATCTTCAGCACGACAGAACCTTAGGAAATGACGGAAATATTTTTAACAGTGATGTTTCGGATGGAATGCATTCCCTTTCAAAGGTGATCGGGGCAGAGTTTAATTATGACCTTGGAGAAGGCTGGAAGCTGGAAGAAAAAATTCGTTATGCGGCCAACAGCGGACAGTTTATTGCCCCTTTTCCTGCCAGTGTAAGCAAAGGCAGTGATTTCTTTACTGCTGCTAATTTCACCAATTTCGGAAGTGCTGTGTATGCAGGGACGAATACTCCGGTAGATATGAATGCCAATTATATGAAGCTGGCCCTTTTTAATGTAAAGCTGAACAACTTCAATAACTTCGTGAATGACCTGAATATCAACAAGAAATGGAACAGATTAAAATTGAATGCAGGCTTATATAAATCGACACAAAACATCAATATGTCCTGGATGTGGAACAATTACATTCAGGAAGTCAATGACAGCAATGCCCGGTTGGTAGATGTAAAAGATACGTCCGGAGCATTGATCACAGACCATGGTTTACTGAATTACGGAATGAAAGACTGGGGAAACCTGAAGAGGGATTACAATACCAAATATGATATCACCGCACCCCATGCCCAGATTGAAATCAATGCAACAGATCAGCTGACGATAGATGCCGGAGCAAGATACGATATCGGAAAAGTAACGGGAACTTTTTCAGGCGCCACCGTTACCTATACCAGCCTTGATATGAATGGAAACGGCGTCATTGATATTCCTGAACAAATGGTGGGATCCAATGATAACATTAATGTTCCGGTCAACTACAGATATGGCATTTTCGGATATTCGGTGGGGGCCAATTATGCGCTCAACAATAAAAATGCTGTATTTGCCAGGGTAAGCCAGGGTGGAAGCGCTTCTGCAGACAGAATCCTGTTTTCAGGATATAATTATACCAATAATGACGATCCTGCACTGGATGCTGTAAAAGTAAATAAGGTTAACCAGATAGAAGCGGGATACAAACTGAGAGGAGCGGGATATTTCCTGAATACCACACTTTTCTACGCCGGAACAAAAGAAGCGAATTACGAAGCAACCACCCAGAGGAAAACAGAAAATAAATACCAGTCCCTGGGAGTAGAGCTGGATGGATATTACAGAATTACAAAAAGTTTTGAAGTAAAAGCAGGGCTTACTTATACCCACGCTGAGATCAAAAATGCACTTGACCCTTCTATTATTGGGAACACGCCGAGAAGAACCCCTAAGCTGATGTATTCCGTAAACCCGAATTTCAATATGGGTAAAGTGAATGTCGGGTTTTATCTGATCGGAACCACAAAAGCATACACCCAGGATTCCAATAAGCTGGTAATGCCGGGATATGCTATTGTAAATCCTTACATTTCTTATCAGATTATGAAAAACCTTTCAGTAAATGTGAATGCCAATAATATCTTTAACGCCATTGCAGTTACGGAGGCCGAAGAAGGATCCATCGCAGGCGGAAATGGAATTGTAAGAGCCAGAACACTTCCGGGAAGCAGCTACAGCGCAAGTGTGAAATTTGATTTTTAA